In Streptomyces qaidamensis, one DNA window encodes the following:
- a CDS encoding 4-hydroxybenzoate 3-monooxygenase — MRTTVGIIGAGPAGLLLARLLHNAGIDSVVLEGRDRAYVERRQRAGILEQGTADVLRAAGAGERLDREGLRHDGIELRFDRTRHRVDFPALTGGRSVMVYAQTEVCKDLIALQLREGGPLLFEAEALAVEDAGTDAPRIRFRHEGREDVLECAYVVGCDGFWGVARKAIPAALTQVFERTYPFGWLGILADVPPSHDELVYARHDRGFALLSMRSPSVSRLYLQVPDGTDPGAWSDEEIWDELERRFETDDDWRLERGPITQKTVTPMRSYVHEPMRHGRLFLAGDAAHIVPPTGAKGLNLAAGDVATFARALVHQQETGSPELLDAYSRTCLHRVWQAERFSYDMTALLHRAPGATAFEDRLQLARLERIASSRAAETDLAEAYTGFPFG, encoded by the coding sequence ATGCGTACCACCGTCGGCATCATCGGAGCGGGCCCGGCCGGCCTCCTCCTCGCCCGGCTGCTCCACAACGCCGGCATCGACTCCGTCGTCCTGGAGGGCCGCGACCGCGCCTACGTGGAGCGGCGGCAGCGGGCCGGGATCCTGGAGCAGGGCACGGCGGACGTGCTGCGCGCGGCCGGAGCCGGGGAGCGCCTGGATCGCGAGGGGCTGCGCCACGACGGCATCGAACTGCGCTTCGACCGCACGCGCCACCGCGTCGACTTCCCCGCCCTCACCGGCGGCCGGTCCGTGATGGTCTACGCCCAGACCGAGGTGTGCAAGGACCTCATCGCCCTCCAGCTCCGGGAGGGCGGGCCCCTGCTCTTCGAGGCGGAGGCGCTGGCCGTGGAGGACGCCGGCACCGACGCCCCGCGGATCCGCTTCCGCCACGAGGGCCGCGAGGACGTCCTGGAGTGCGCCTACGTCGTCGGCTGCGACGGCTTCTGGGGCGTGGCCCGCAAGGCGATCCCCGCCGCACTCACCCAGGTCTTCGAACGTACGTACCCCTTCGGCTGGCTCGGCATCCTCGCCGACGTGCCGCCCTCGCACGACGAACTGGTCTACGCCCGCCACGACCGCGGCTTCGCCCTGCTGTCCATGCGCTCGCCGTCCGTCTCCCGGCTCTACCTCCAGGTGCCCGACGGCACCGACCCCGGGGCCTGGAGCGACGAGGAGATCTGGGACGAGCTGGAGCGCCGGTTCGAGACCGACGACGACTGGCGCCTGGAGCGCGGCCCGATCACCCAGAAGACGGTCACCCCCATGCGCTCCTACGTCCACGAGCCCATGCGCCACGGCCGCCTCTTCCTCGCCGGCGACGCCGCGCACATCGTGCCGCCGACCGGCGCGAAGGGGCTGAACCTCGCCGCCGGTGACGTCGCCACCTTCGCCCGGGCCCTCGTCCACCAGCAGGAGACCGGATCGCCCGAGCTGCTCGACGCCTACTCGCGGACCTGCCTGCACCGCGTCTGGCAGGCCGAGCGGTTCTCCTACGACATGACGGCCCTGCTGCACCGCGCACCCGGCGCGACGGCCTTCGAGGACCGGCTCCAGCTCGCCCGGCTGGAGCGGATCGCCTCCTCCCGCGCCGCGGAGACGGACCTGGCGGAGGCGTACACCGGCTTCCCCTTCGGATGA
- a CDS encoding Bax inhibitor-1/YccA family membrane protein, whose amino-acid sequence MRSRNPVFSRRGFSRDNGYAGFNTAPQAGGPAVATQGNPYAQPTGDQYAQNPYAQNPYAQQDLQHGAPPQAPATTGRMTIDDVVLRTASTLGVLIVTAALSWALLPVDDANISRSYGIGIGAALIGMVLAFVQSFKRKASPALILTYAAFEGVFLGVISNIVDNRIADGAAMQAVIGTMAVFAGVLIAYKAGWIRVNRRFYGFVMAAALGFILLMTVNLLFAVFGGGDGLGFRSGALGVVFGVIGIILGACFLALDFKQVEDGVAYGAPREEAWLAAFGLTLTLVWIYLEFLRLLSILNSSD is encoded by the coding sequence ATGAGGAGCAGAAACCCGGTCTTCTCGCGACGGGGGTTCAGCCGCGACAACGGCTACGCGGGCTTCAACACCGCGCCGCAGGCCGGGGGTCCCGCTGTCGCCACCCAGGGCAACCCGTACGCGCAGCCGACGGGCGACCAGTACGCGCAGAACCCGTACGCGCAGAACCCTTACGCCCAGCAGGACCTGCAGCACGGCGCACCGCCGCAGGCACCGGCCACCACCGGCCGGATGACCATCGACGACGTCGTCCTGCGCACGGCGAGCACGCTCGGCGTGCTCATCGTCACCGCGGCGCTCTCCTGGGCGCTGCTGCCGGTCGACGACGCCAACATCAGCCGCAGTTACGGCATCGGCATCGGTGCCGCGCTGATCGGCATGGTCCTGGCGTTCGTGCAGTCCTTCAAGCGCAAGGCCTCGCCCGCGCTGATCCTGACGTACGCCGCGTTCGAGGGTGTCTTCCTCGGCGTCATCTCCAACATCGTCGACAACCGCATCGCCGATGGCGCGGCCATGCAGGCCGTGATCGGCACCATGGCGGTCTTCGCCGGTGTGCTGATCGCCTACAAGGCCGGCTGGATCCGCGTCAACCGCCGCTTCTACGGCTTCGTGATGGCGGCCGCGCTCGGCTTCATCCTGCTGATGACCGTGAACCTGCTGTTCGCGGTGTTCGGCGGCGGTGACGGTCTCGGCTTCCGCAGTGGCGCCCTCGGCGTCGTCTTCGGCGTCATCGGCATCATCCTCGGCGCCTGCTTCCTCGCCCTGGACTTCAAGCAGGTCGAGGACGGCGTCGCCTACGGCGCCCCGCGCGAGGAGGCCTGGCTCGCGGCCTTCGGCCTCACGCTGACGCTGGTGTGGATCTACCTGGAGTTCCTGAGGCTTCTCTCGATCCTCAACAGCAGCGACTAG
- a CDS encoding ABC transporter ATP-binding protein: MTTAPLTDRATTAAARATDLSKIYGQGETQVVALDRVSVDFRQAEFTAIMGPSGSGKSTLMHCVAGLDSFSSGSVRIGDTELGSLKDKQLTKLRRDKIGFIFQAFNLLPTLTALENITLPMDIAGRKPDKEWLDSVIRMVGLADRLGHRPSQLSGGQQQRVAVARALASRPEIIFGDEPTGNLDSRSGAEVLGFLRNSVRELGQTVVMVTHDPVAAAYADRVIFLADGRIVDEMHGPTADLVLDRMKAFDAKGRTS; encoded by the coding sequence GTGACCACCGCACCCCTCACCGACCGGGCCACCACCGCGGCCGCGCGCGCCACGGATCTGTCGAAGATCTACGGACAGGGTGAGACCCAGGTGGTCGCCCTGGACCGGGTCTCTGTGGACTTCCGGCAGGCGGAGTTCACCGCGATCATGGGCCCCTCCGGTTCCGGCAAGTCCACGCTGATGCACTGCGTGGCCGGCCTCGACTCCTTCTCCTCCGGGTCGGTGCGCATAGGCGACACCGAGCTCGGCTCCCTGAAGGACAAGCAGCTGACCAAGCTGCGCCGGGACAAGATCGGCTTCATCTTCCAGGCGTTCAACCTGCTGCCGACCCTGACGGCCCTGGAGAACATCACCCTTCCGATGGACATCGCGGGGCGCAAGCCGGACAAGGAGTGGCTGGACTCCGTCATCCGGATGGTCGGCCTGGCGGACCGGCTCGGTCACCGCCCGTCCCAGCTCTCCGGCGGACAGCAGCAGCGCGTCGCCGTGGCCCGGGCGCTGGCCTCCCGGCCCGAGATCATCTTCGGCGACGAGCCCACCGGAAACCTCGACTCGCGCTCCGGCGCCGAGGTGCTGGGCTTCCTGCGCAACTCCGTGCGGGAGCTGGGCCAGACGGTCGTGATGGTGACGCACGACCCGGTGGCCGCGGCCTACGCGGACCGGGTGATCTTCCTGGCGGACGGCCGGATCGTCGACGAGATGCACGGGCCGACGGCCGACTTGGTGCTCGACCGCATGAAGGCGTTCGACGCCAAGGGCCGCACCAGCTGA
- a CDS encoding ABC transporter permease has translation MFRTALRTVLAHKARLLMTVLAVMLGVAFVSGTLVFTNTISDAYQKSSAKGFDHVDVAMTAEYEASEGDRVGKLHELNQATLDKSERVPGAASAIGVVHNFTAVADKNGKLIGQGFQSQGGNYWGTKDPRYPLVSGHAPKGPGEILIDSATAKRAGYEVGDTVRMSVDGPVLTPKITGIFTTDDGNVAAGGSLTLFDTATAQKLLGKPGVYDEIDVKAKPGVTQAALKAQLDKALPEGTVSTTTGKQLADDQAQMIARSMSGMQTGLLVFAGIALFVGTFIIANTFTMLVAQRTRELALMRAVGASRRQVTRSVLIEAFVVGAVAAVTGLIAGIGIGAGLRSLMGTFDATVPDGPLVIKPTTIVAALAVGILVTMLAAWLPGRRAAKIPPVAAMSSVHAKATTKSLVLRNTLGTLVSAAGIAVVLVATTMDGSDGQIPMGFGAVLLIIGVFILTPLLSRPLIAAAAPVLRAFGISGKLARQNSVRNPRRTAATASALMIGLTLITGMTVTASSVQQAIVKMASASIKADYVVSMANGNPLSPDVEKKLKQAGDVTATSPMLNAETRIDGQSEYVTGVNGGAIGDLVGPKVDEGAFKVGGGDVVVDSETAKSYGWKAGSAFTLAYEDGKKQKLTVAGTYESNDFLRGILLDEKTLAPHTSDPYNMKVMVKTADGTSGAVQDKLEKALGTNPGIKVQSKADISNEIAQMVTLMLNMLYGLLAMAVIVAVLGVINTLAMSVFERSQEIGMLRAIGLDRKGIKQMVRLESLVISLFGGVLGIGLGVFFGWAAGELLATQLTTYELVLPWARMGVFLLLAATVGVLAALWPARRAARLNMLDAIKAE, from the coding sequence ATGTTCCGTACCGCCTTGCGCACCGTGCTCGCGCACAAGGCCCGGCTCCTGATGACCGTGCTCGCCGTGATGCTCGGCGTGGCCTTCGTGTCGGGGACCCTGGTCTTCACCAACACCATCTCCGACGCCTACCAGAAGAGTTCGGCGAAGGGCTTCGACCACGTCGACGTCGCCATGACGGCGGAGTACGAGGCTTCCGAGGGCGACCGGGTCGGCAAACTCCACGAGCTGAACCAGGCCACGCTCGACAAGAGCGAGCGGGTGCCCGGGGCCGCGTCCGCCATCGGGGTCGTGCACAACTTCACCGCCGTCGCCGACAAGAACGGCAAGCTGATCGGCCAGGGCTTCCAGTCGCAGGGCGGCAACTACTGGGGCACCAAGGACCCGCGTTACCCGCTCGTCAGCGGGCACGCCCCCAAGGGCCCGGGCGAGATCCTCATCGACTCCGCGACGGCGAAGCGCGCCGGCTACGAGGTCGGCGACACCGTACGGATGTCCGTCGACGGGCCGGTCCTGACACCGAAGATCACCGGCATCTTCACCACCGACGACGGCAACGTCGCGGCCGGCGGCAGCCTCACCCTGTTCGACACGGCGACCGCCCAGAAACTGCTGGGCAAGCCGGGCGTGTACGACGAGATCGACGTCAAGGCCAAGCCGGGCGTCACCCAGGCCGCGCTGAAGGCGCAGCTGGACAAGGCACTGCCCGAAGGCACCGTCTCCACCACCACCGGCAAGCAACTCGCCGACGACCAGGCGCAGATGATCGCCCGGTCGATGAGCGGCATGCAGACGGGCCTGCTGGTCTTCGCCGGCATCGCCCTGTTCGTCGGCACGTTCATCATCGCCAACACCTTCACCATGCTGGTCGCCCAGCGCACCAGGGAGCTGGCGCTGATGCGCGCGGTCGGCGCCTCGCGCCGGCAGGTGACGCGCTCGGTGCTGATCGAGGCGTTCGTGGTCGGCGCGGTCGCCGCCGTGACCGGGCTGATCGCGGGCATCGGCATCGGGGCCGGACTGCGCTCCCTGATGGGCACGTTCGACGCGACCGTGCCCGACGGTCCGCTGGTGATCAAGCCGACGACCATCGTCGCCGCGCTCGCGGTCGGCATCCTGGTGACCATGCTGGCGGCGTGGCTGCCCGGCCGCCGGGCCGCGAAGATCCCGCCGGTGGCTGCCATGAGCAGCGTGCACGCCAAGGCCACGACCAAGTCGCTGGTGCTGCGCAACACGCTGGGCACCCTGGTCTCGGCCGCGGGCATCGCCGTGGTCCTCGTGGCCACGACCATGGACGGCTCGGACGGCCAGATACCGATGGGCTTCGGCGCGGTACTGCTGATCATCGGCGTGTTCATCCTGACGCCGCTGCTGTCCCGCCCGCTGATCGCCGCCGCGGCGCCGGTGCTGCGCGCCTTCGGCATCTCCGGCAAACTGGCCCGGCAGAACTCGGTGCGCAACCCGCGCCGTACGGCCGCCACCGCCTCCGCGCTGATGATCGGCCTGACCCTGATCACGGGCATGACGGTGACGGCGAGCAGCGTGCAGCAGGCCATCGTGAAAATGGCGTCGGCGTCGATCAAGGCCGACTACGTGGTGTCCATGGCGAACGGCAACCCGCTGTCGCCGGACGTCGAGAAGAAGCTGAAGCAGGCCGGTGACGTCACCGCCACCAGCCCGATGCTCAACGCCGAGACCCGGATCGACGGGCAGAGCGAGTACGTGACCGGTGTGAACGGCGGCGCGATCGGCGACCTGGTGGGTCCGAAGGTGGACGAAGGCGCCTTCAAGGTCGGCGGCGGCGACGTCGTCGTGGACAGCGAGACGGCCAAGTCCTACGGCTGGAAGGCCGGTTCCGCCTTCACCCTCGCCTACGAGGACGGCAAGAAGCAGAAGCTCACGGTCGCCGGGACCTACGAGAGCAACGACTTCCTGCGCGGCATCCTGCTCGACGAGAAGACCCTCGCCCCGCACACGTCGGACCCGTACAACATGAAGGTCATGGTGAAGACCGCGGACGGCACGTCCGGCGCGGTGCAGGACAAGCTGGAGAAGGCCCTTGGCACCAACCCGGGCATCAAGGTCCAGTCCAAGGCGGACATCTCCAACGAGATCGCGCAGATGGTCACGCTGATGCTGAACATGCTCTACGGCCTGCTCGCCATGGCGGTGATCGTGGCGGTTCTCGGCGTCATCAACACCCTGGCCATGTCGGTCTTCGAACGCTCCCAGGAGATCGGCATGCTCCGGGCGATCGGTCTGGACCGCAAGGGCATCAAGCAGATGGTCCGCCTGGAGTCCCTGGTGAT
- a CDS encoding DUF4287 domain-containing protein, translating into MSQVFSEETHRNMLARIPHCTGREISDWLRTVEDGPSLFRFEEKVSWLRHEHNLAYGHAKAIIHEYDLRRAARKLL; encoded by the coding sequence ATGTCCCAAGTCTTCTCCGAAGAGACCCATCGCAACATGCTCGCCCGCATCCCCCACTGCACCGGTCGTGAGATCTCCGACTGGTTGCGCACCGTCGAGGACGGCCCGTCACTCTTCCGCTTCGAGGAAAAAGTCAGCTGGCTCCGGCACGAGCACAACCTCGCGTACGGCCACGCGAAGGCGATCATCCACGAGTACGACCTGAGGAGGGCCGCGCGCAAACTGCTCTAG